A single region of the Sciurus carolinensis chromosome 16, mSciCar1.2, whole genome shotgun sequence genome encodes:
- the LOC124966250 gene encoding ubiquitin carboxyl-terminal hydrolase 29-like: MSPPKIHNFIQIWSKKTGTITWKETFVETPEGEKERRLVVTFRSGEHVRTFHLGGDISSVLTGRGRERRSCLCLTLQDSSSLLIGRPSCIGLGQKAQLAAGHEPPYGSCSTQIGSRALPSRKTPSPVWRPPALGKKVLPSGLEVKEEEEEEEDDLVPTKKRWLAFPLEAEQSQHSRVAQAALEAPAEQRWRGFPNLGNTCYTNAELQALFAIPSFADGLLSQGVPWERIPAGALLTPMSLLLLLKDVCQVEAKEELLAGIKGAVSAVAEAFVGNQQNDAHEFLGQCLHQLKDKFAKLNTTWNTQGGNPPPQGGGGQAATGAFACPVEANFEFEMQISMTCKVCGWAVIRTEPSNHLSLDLQQGPKQGTEAPPLSVQSAFDLFFAAEELEYSCERCCQGSAMLWCRFRRLPPVLIVHLKRYSFTQAWLLVKSDRQVGISKYLMLSSQCDADTAPPRPLARSAQVTSEPTSPPSASVPPGSESPDSLVPLCGPDRDAGPQEFQRIGEPVSTPDSAPSDVRLQEVPENPEPQKTDPEGIQGRRRAYRLVSMVSHVGRSHRSGHYVSDVYDFEKQAWFMYNDLRVLEIPEAVMQELRTHTGYIFFYMHSEIFEALLEKVVSSQELSAQAEVIPWGDLEVTLG; the protein is encoded by the exons atGAGTCCTCCAAAGATACACAATTTCATCCAAATCTGGAGCAAGAAGACGGGGACAATCACGTGGAAAGAAACGTTCGTTGAAACGccggaaggagaaaaagagaggaggcTGGTGGTCACGTTCAGATCTGGAGAGCACGTGAGGACTTTTCACCTGGGCGGTGACATTTCCAGTGTCCTCACTGGACGTGGCAGAGAAAGGCGGAGCTGCCTCTGTCTGACTCTGCAGGACAGCTCCTCCTTACTCATCGGCAGGCCGTCCTGCATCGGGCTGGGACA GAAGGCACAGCTGGCGGCTGGCCACGAGCCACCGTACGGGTCCTGCAGCACCCAGATTGGAAGCCGGGCGCTTCCTTCCCGGAAGACGCCCTCGCCTGTGTGGAGGCCACCAGCTCTTGGTAAGAAAGTGTTGCCATCTGGTCTagaggtgaaggaggaggaggaggaggaggaggacgaccTCGTGCCCACCAAGAAAC GTTGGTTGGCGTTTCCCCTGGAAGCGGAGCAGAGCCAGCACAGCCGTGTCGCCCAGGCGGCCCTGGAGGCTCCCGCGGAGCAGCGGTGGCGCGGCTTCCCCAACCTGGGCAACACCTGCTACACGAACGCCGAGCTGCAGGCGCTGTTCGCCATCCCCTCCTTCGCAGACGGCTTGCTCTCGCAGGGTGTCCCCTGGGAGAGGATCCCCGCGGGCGCGCTCCTCACGCCCATGAGCCTGCTGCTCCTTCTGAAAGATGTCTGTCAGGTGGAGGCCAAGGAGGAGCTGCTGGCCGGCATCAAAGGTGCGGTGTCCGCGGTGGCCGAGGCCTTTGTTGGAAACCAGCAGAACGACGCACACGAGTTCTTAGGCCAGTGTTTACACCAGCTGAAAGACAAGTTTGCGAAGCTGAACACCACCTGGAACACGCAGGGCGGGAATCCACCGCCCCAGGGCGGCGGGGGCCAGGCGGCCACCGGGGCCTTCGCCTGTCCGGTCGAGGCTAACTTCGAGTTTGAGATGCAGATCTCCATGACGTGCAAGGTGTGTGGCTGGGCGGTCATCAGGACAGAGCCCAGCAACCATCTCTCCCTCGACCTGCAGCAGGGCCCGAAGCAGGGCACAGAGGCTCCGCCTCTGTCCGTTCAGAGCGCGTTTGACCTCTTCTTCGCAGCAGAGGAGCTTGAGTACAGCTGCGAGAGGTGCTGCCAGGGGAGCGCCATGCTGTGGTGCAGGTTCCGCAGGCTCCCCCCGGTCCTCATCGTCCACCTCAAACGCTACAGCTTcacccaggcctggctgctggTGAAGAGCGACCGGCAAGTGGGCATTTCCAAGTACTTGATGCTGTCCTCACAGTGCGACGCGGACACTGCCCCACCACGCCCCCTGGCCCGGAGTGCACAGGTGACCTCTGAGCCCACCAGCCCACCCTCAGCATCAGTGCCGCCGGGCTCGGAGTCCCCTGACTCCTTGGTTCCACTCTGTGGGCCAGACAGGGACGCTGGGCCACAAGAATTCCAGAGGAT AGGAGAACCTGTCAGCACCCCAGACTCAGCGCCTTCTGACGTCCGTCTTCAAGAGGTGCCTGAAAATCCAGAACCTCAGAAAACCGACCCAGAGGGTATCCAGGG ACGCCGCAGGGCCTACAGGCTGGTCAGCATGGTCAGCCATGTTGGGCGCTCCCACCGCTCAGGCCACTACGTCAGTGACGTGTACGACTTTGAGAAGCAGGCCTGGTTCATGTACAACGACCTGAGGGTGTTGgaaatcccagaggctgtgatgCAGGAGCTGAGAACTCACACCGGGTACATATTCTTTTACATGCACAGTGAGATTTTTGAGGCACTGTTGGAAAAGGTGGTGAGTTCCCAGGAACTTAGCGCACAGGCAGAGGTGATCCCTTGGGGTGACCTAGAGGTGACCTTGGGGTGA
- the LOC124966251 gene encoding zinc finger imprinted 3-like, which yields MVALSLEEVPSRRRLRDRDPCGRHLKHRSDRKDENSSHKCNRCGKSIGHKPFRGVEKHFECNACRESLSAKLGFQGRLGVPGAEGPLACGQCGRVFRERRGLRTHQKTHAPEKPHRCSECGKAYKQKPNLVQHQRTHAQEKPYACKVCGKAFSWKSARINHEKIHSDEKAYGCGQCGKSFKFKSALAQHQKVHTGQRPHGCTDCAKAFVFKSDLLRHRRTHTGEKPYRCRVCGRAFAQKSNVVDHERIHAGARAFACKECGSAFNQKKNLLQHRRIHTGQKPHQCDRCGKAFLQKSNLLTHRKTHSGEKAFRCAECGKAFSRKLGLGLHRKTHTGRKPHVCAQCGKAFADASYLVKHQRRVHPRAEPGAQ from the coding sequence ATGGTTGCACTGAGCCTAGAGGAGGTTCCCTCCAGACGCAGGCTCCGAGACCGAGACCCGTGTGGAAGGCACTTAAAACATCGTTCAGATAGGAAAGACGAGAATAGTTCTCATAAATGTAATAGATGTGGGAAATCAATTGGCCACAAACCCTTCAGAGGTGTGGAGAAGCATTTTGAATGCAATGCCTGCAGAGAGTCGTTGAGCGCAAAGTTGGGCTTTCAGGGTCGCCTGGGGGTGCCTGGCGCGGAGGGGCCCCTCGCGTGCGGCCAGTGTGGCAGAGTGTTCCGGGAGCGACGCGGGCTGCGCACGCACCAGAAGACGCACGCCCCGGAGAAGCCGCACCGGTGCTCCGAGTGCGGCAAGGCCTACAAGCAGAAGCCGAACCTGGTCCAGCACCAGCGGACGCACGCCCAGGAGAAGCCCTACGCCTGCAAGGTCTGTGGCAAGGCCTTCTCCTGGAAATCCGCCCGCATCAATCACGAGAAGATCCACAGCGACGAGAAGGCCTACGGCTGCGGCCAGTGCGGCAAGTCCTTCAAGTTCAAGTCGGCCCTCGCCCAGCACCAGAAGGTCCACACGGGGCAGAGGCCCCACGGCTGCACGGACTGCGCCAAGGCCTTCGTGTTCAAGTCGGACCTGCTGAGACACCGCCGGACGCACACCGGGGAGAAGCCCTACCGGTGCCGCGTGTGCGGCAGGGCCTTTGCCCAGAAGTCCAACGTGGTCGACCACGAGAGGATCCACGCCGGAGCGCGGGCCTTCGCGTGCAAGGAGTGTGGCAGCGCCTTCAACCAGAAGAAGAACCTCCTGCAGCACCGGAGGATCCACACCGGGCAGAAGCCCCACCAGTGCGACAGGTGCGGGAAGGCCTTCCTGCAGAAGTCGAACCTCCTCACGCACAGGAAGACCCACAGCGGCGAGAAGGCCTTCCGCTGCGCCGAGTGCGGGAAGGCCTTCAGCCGCAAGCTGGGCCTCGGCCTGCACCGGAAGACGCACACCGGACGCAAGCCCCACGTGTGCGCCCAGTGCGGGAAGGCCTTTGCCGATGCCTCCTACCTCGTCAAGCACCAGAGGCGGGTTCACCCCAGGGCAGAGCCTGGGGCACAGTGA